In Chloracidobacterium sp., the following proteins share a genomic window:
- a CDS encoding M36 family metallopeptidase produces the protein MTLNSNRSALLTILALALVALVLSVPFQWRSRAANGLIERTSSQVPELPNYDIRSDKKKADQIAAFRTAAGKSASQVADLRDGFVRGEAALRQSVPSLKIVYNDDIRIPEVIGPDVQLGRVFLTAPASIQRPRILSDFLKQNTELVGATDEQIDALKVTADYTNPDGNLSFVVLEQEINGIPVFRGEVKAGFTKQGEMVRVINNLAPALDYGSLSTDFGDPLTAVKKAAAFINNDGSRLDLRFNAADSTEIKATFGTGDSATTAEKMYFPTEPGVAVPAWRVLIWQPVNAFYVIVDARTGVMLWRKNITADQSQAATYEVYANPNAMIQVADNPFPMTPGPTSPNGAQGPALARTLITRIGNEPPYTFNNNGWITDGGTKTDGNNVQAGLDRASPDGVDTDSEATSPTRLFSFTYSPFDPNTNTGEAPLPATQTYPGSAFQQGTVTQLFYITNWYHDEAYRLGFTEAARNFQHVNFTGQGNGNDRVRAEGQDSSGSNNANFSTPADGGRGRMQMYLWTAPNPDIDGNLDADVVIHELTHGTSNRLHGNGSGLSTQQSGGMGEGWGDFFGHAMLSQASDPINGIYSTGSYDTYLSGPGVNNYYYGIRRFPKAVMAFTGGPNNRPHNPLTFADVDSTQMNLSDGAYAPRFTGTADQVHNQGEVWSTTLWEVRAKFVARLGWEEGNRKTLQLVMDGMKLAPLGPTFVTERDAILAAAQASSRAPEADADVRDVWAGFAIRGVGANAAVLVNGSGGSTRVVESFALPNVTQSPTLTVSDAQGNNNGFPEPGEPVTLTVPISNATGVPVTAMTLMVAGGGSANYGPIASGSTVTRDMSYTVPANTPCGSVLTLNFTGDNNIGAVQFSRTVVIGAPTTTATENFDSVTAPNFPAGWTATPVAGGINFVTTATNPDTGINSAFAADPTSVGGGTDLTTPALPISSAAALVSFRNRYNTEDGWDGGLLEVSVAGGPFQDIVTAGGAFVQNGYNGSLGGGTNNPLSNRPAWTGNSGGYLTTIARLPSAAAGQNVQLRFRFGADDNTAPAGGGWNVDSIIISGSFTCASVAVRSRADFDGDGKTDVSVYRPSNGDWYLDRSTQGFLGTQFGTAEDIPTPGDFDADGKTDIAVWRPSDGTWYRLNSSNGAFVQTSFGTAGDIPQAGDRDGDQKDDVVVFRPTEGTWYWQNSSNSQYGSSQFGQNGDLPAAGDYDGDGIDDLTVFRPSNGVWFRANSTGGFYTVGFGQNGDMPVHADYDGDNKEDVAVFRPADGFWYRLNSTNGQFVGAQWGINGDVPVPGDYDGDGSDDIGVFRGGAWYINRSTAGFMQANFGVPSDTPVPKKYIP, from the coding sequence ATGACGTTGAATTCAAATCGCTCTGCGTTGCTGACCATTCTTGCCCTTGCATTGGTCGCGCTGGTTTTGTCAGTCCCGTTTCAGTGGCGTTCGCGCGCCGCGAACGGCCTTATCGAGAGGACATCGAGCCAGGTGCCCGAATTGCCTAACTACGATATCCGCTCGGACAAGAAGAAAGCCGATCAGATAGCTGCATTCCGGACGGCGGCCGGCAAAAGCGCATCGCAGGTCGCCGATCTGCGCGATGGCTTCGTCCGCGGCGAAGCGGCGTTGAGGCAAAGCGTCCCATCGCTCAAGATCGTCTATAACGACGACATCCGCATCCCAGAGGTGATAGGCCCGGACGTGCAATTGGGACGCGTGTTTTTGACGGCTCCGGCTTCAATCCAGCGGCCGCGCATCCTCAGCGATTTTCTCAAACAGAACACCGAATTGGTCGGAGCGACCGACGAGCAGATCGACGCCCTCAAGGTGACCGCAGATTACACAAATCCTGACGGCAACCTGTCATTCGTGGTGCTTGAGCAAGAGATCAACGGCATTCCGGTATTTCGCGGCGAGGTCAAGGCCGGATTTACCAAGCAAGGTGAGATGGTTCGTGTGATCAATAATCTTGCACCGGCATTGGACTACGGCTCTTTATCGACAGACTTCGGCGATCCGCTAACGGCGGTCAAGAAAGCAGCGGCGTTCATCAACAACGATGGTTCGCGATTGGATCTGCGATTCAACGCAGCCGACTCGACGGAGATCAAGGCAACGTTTGGGACAGGCGACTCGGCCACGACTGCTGAAAAGATGTATTTTCCGACCGAGCCGGGCGTGGCCGTGCCTGCGTGGCGAGTCCTGATATGGCAGCCGGTGAATGCGTTTTACGTCATCGTCGATGCCCGCACAGGCGTGATGCTTTGGCGCAAGAATATTACGGCAGATCAATCGCAGGCGGCGACCTATGAGGTTTACGCCAACCCGAACGCGATGATCCAGGTGGCGGACAATCCGTTCCCGATGACGCCCGGCCCGACATCGCCAAATGGCGCACAAGGGCCCGCTCTTGCTCGGACCTTGATCACGCGGATCGGTAACGAGCCGCCATACACATTCAATAACAACGGCTGGATCACCGATGGCGGGACGAAAACCGACGGAAACAACGTCCAGGCCGGACTCGACCGCGCTTCGCCGGATGGTGTCGATACCGACAGCGAAGCGACGAGTCCGACTCGCCTCTTCTCGTTCACTTACAGCCCCTTTGATCCAAACACCAACACGGGCGAGGCCCCGCTTCCGGCGACGCAGACATATCCGGGGTCGGCGTTCCAGCAAGGGACCGTCACGCAGCTCTTCTACATCACTAACTGGTATCACGACGAGGCTTACCGGCTCGGATTTACCGAAGCTGCCCGAAACTTTCAACATGTAAACTTTACCGGCCAGGGTAACGGGAACGATCGCGTTCGTGCCGAGGGGCAGGATTCGTCAGGATCGAACAACGCAAATTTCTCAACGCCTGCCGACGGCGGCCGCGGCCGCATGCAGATGTATCTATGGACCGCGCCAAACCCTGACATTGACGGCAACCTTGACGCCGATGTTGTGATTCACGAGCTAACGCACGGCACATCAAACCGCCTGCACGGGAACGGTTCAGGCCTCTCGACCCAGCAGTCCGGGGGCATGGGCGAGGGCTGGGGCGATTTCTTTGGCCACGCAATGCTCAGCCAGGCGTCAGATCCGATCAACGGCATCTACTCCACCGGCAGCTACGACACATATCTCAGCGGCCCCGGCGTGAACAATTACTATTACGGCATTCGTCGGTTTCCAAAGGCAGTGATGGCTTTCACGGGCGGCCCGAACAACCGGCCGCACAATCCGCTGACGTTTGCCGATGTAGATTCGACTCAGATGAATCTCAGCGATGGAGCGTATGCTCCGCGATTTACGGGCACCGCCGATCAGGTGCATAACCAGGGCGAGGTGTGGAGCACAACATTGTGGGAAGTCCGTGCAAAGTTTGTCGCCCGGCTTGGCTGGGAGGAAGGTAATCGAAAGACACTGCAGCTGGTAATGGACGGAATGAAGCTCGCGCCGCTCGGGCCAACGTTTGTTACGGAACGCGATGCGATCCTCGCGGCTGCTCAGGCGAGTTCGCGTGCTCCCGAAGCGGACGCCGATGTTCGCGATGTGTGGGCAGGTTTCGCTATCAGAGGCGTTGGCGCCAATGCGGCCGTTCTGGTGAACGGCAGCGGTGGCTCGACACGTGTCGTAGAGTCATTCGCGCTTCCTAATGTGACCCAATCGCCGACGCTCACCGTATCAGACGCGCAGGGCAATAACAACGGCTTTCCGGAACCGGGCGAACCGGTAACGCTTACCGTGCCGATCAGCAATGCGACTGGCGTTCCGGTCACAGCGATGACGCTGATGGTCGCGGGCGGAGGCTCAGCCAATTACGGCCCGATCGCGAGCGGATCGACGGTGACGCGAGACATGTCGTATACCGTGCCGGCGAACACGCCTTGCGGCAGCGTGCTTACGCTCAACTTTACGGGCGACAACAATATTGGCGCTGTCCAGTTCTCACGCACGGTCGTGATCGGTGCACCGACGACCACAGCTACCGAGAATTTTGACAGTGTGACTGCACCGAATTTTCCTGCGGGCTGGACGGCAACGCCGGTCGCGGGCGGAATCAATTTTGTGACCACCGCCACGAATCCGGATACAGGTATTAATTCAGCGTTCGCGGCCGACCCGACATCGGTCGGCGGCGGGACAGACCTTACGACCCCGGCCCTGCCGATCAGCTCTGCCGCCGCGCTCGTTTCGTTTAGGAACAGGTATAACACTGAAGACGGCTGGGACGGCGGCTTGCTTGAAGTGAGCGTCGCGGGCGGCCCATTCCAGGATATCGTCACCGCCGGCGGAGCGTTTGTCCAAAATGGCTACAACGGCTCACTTGGCGGCGGGACGAATAATCCGTTGTCTAACCGGCCGGCATGGACCGGTAACTCGGGCGGATACCTGACGACGATCGCGAGATTACCGTCCGCCGCAGCCGGACAGAACGTCCAGTTGCGATTCCGTTTTGGTGCCGACGACAATACGGCGCCTGCGGGCGGCGGGTGGAACGTCGATTCCATTATCATTTCGGGGAGTTTTACCTGCGCATCTGTCGCGGTCAGGTCGCGTGCCGATTTTGATGGCGACGGCAAGACGGATGTTTCGGTCTATCGTCCGAGTAACGGCGATTGGTATCTCGACCGTTCGACACAAGGGTTCCTCGGCACGCAGTTTGGCACGGCCGAAGATATTCCGACACCGGGCGATTTTGACGCCGACGGCAAGACGGATATCGCCGTATGGCGGCCTTCAGATGGCACATGGTATCGGCTTAACAGCAGCAACGGTGCCTTTGTCCAAACAAGCTTCGGGACCGCCGGTGATATTCCGCAGGCCGGCGACCGCGACGGTGACCAGAAGGACGATGTCGTCGTATTTCGTCCGACCGAGGGCACATGGTATTGGCAAAACAGCAGCAATAGCCAGTATGGCTCATCGCAATTTGGCCAGAATGGCGACTTGCCGGCCGCGGGTGATTACGACGGTGACGGCATTGATGACCTAACTGTTTTCAGGCCGTCGAACGGTGTGTGGTTCCGGGCAAACAGCACCGGTGGCTTCTATACCGTCGGTTTTGGCCAGAATGGCGATATGCCCGTCCACGCGGATTATGACGGCGACAACAAGGAGGACGTCGCCGTGTTCCGTCCGGCCGACGGCTTCTGGTATCGACTGAACAGCACAAATGGCCAGTTCGTCGGGGCACAATGGGGGATCAACGGAGATGTCCCGGTGCCGGGCGATTATGACGGCGACGGAAGCGACGACATCGGCGTATTTCGCGGTGGAGCGTGGTACATCAATCGCAGTACCGCCGGCTTTATGCAGGCGAATTTCGGCGTGCCGTCTGATACGCCTGTACCAAAGAAGTACATTCCGTGA